The window CTGGAGCAGAACAAGTAAGATAGGTCAACCCAGACAAGAGTGGAAGCATGGTAACCTCTTATGGAATCCACTGAAAGGATTTGGAGGAAGTGCAGGAACTACTGAGTGGTTGGATCAGATCAAGGATTCCACACTAGCAGCAGTAGTACCAACCTTTAGAACACCCCCTCGTTTGGTATTTGGATTACATGATGGTGCAGAGCATTCTGTTGGTAGGGATTCTAACTACTGTTAAGCATTATTATCTACATTAGGTGAAGCCTTGTTGAAAACAATGCTCCTTTGTCAACTTCTGGGCGGGCAGGTCTTCAGCCACAGCCATTGCAGAATGATAAGTCTGGTGCTCTCAAGGGCGAGGCCACACCAGAAGCTGTGGTCCCAACAACCTTTAGGACGCCTCCTTGTTTGCATGATGGCAAGGAGCGCCCTGCTGGTAAGAAGTCCAACCAATTACTGTTAAGCATTACCATCATTAGTTGTTTAAGCCCTGCTGAGGTCATATCTTCCGCTACTTTATCAATTTTGTGAAGGATTTGTACCTCAGCGATTATTGGACAAATGGAAACTAGGAGATCGACTACTGTCACATGAGCTAAGGGGTGGGTGGCGCAGGATCCGTTTGTTGCTGGTTGTTTAGACTTGTATTTGGCTTATGGAATGCTTGTGAACTCTGAGACTGTTTTATGTACTATATGGGTAGTTTGTGCGCCAGGTTTTTTGTCCCATAGATTGTATTCTAGATTGAATACAAACAGTGGGTTTTCCTGGCACCTTGAACCCGCAATTTATTCTCTATGTTGAACTTAGTAGTTAAATAAAACAATCTAGTTGTTTTATATGGCTTGtgcatttgttttgttttgggAGTGGTCAGGTTCAAATGATGATGGCTCATGAGTGAAAACGGCTCTGGATGAAAACGAAAAAGTCCATGTTTGTTAGAAATGAATGTAGAGAAAGGATTGCACCCGTCCTTGGTTAGGGGATGTGTTTAGCTCCGTTATTATTTCACTGTAATACCGTCATTTAACTTTGTCCGTCAAAAAATTTGTAGTAAGATCTGTGTTGGAAATAGCATCAGCTGCCCTTTTTGGATGAAGCATCATCTAGATTTCGCTCTTCAATCTGTGACAAGTTAAATCCGACCAATATAGGGGTTACAGTGGCGCAAGTCAGATGGGCAGCCACGAAGCAACAGCAACGTGACTCCAAATGACTACCACTGGCGCGGAAGAAATATCAAGGAAAATTAATGCTGGCTCCTGCTATGACTTACGAATAGTTTCAAATATATTTCCCAACTTCCCAAGGCAGGCAGAAAATGGGTAACAATTCGTGAGGACTGCAACTGTGATCGAGGTGGTGGTTGTAGATAGCAGGTCAGTCATCGCATCAGTCGCGTGCCAACTCGCTGTCAAAATAAACACGGCCTCTGAACTGGTGAGCAGGGAGGGCTACTCGTTTCTCCCTTTCCCACCTCACCATTCAGTCCAATCAGCTTCAGTAATTACTAGTGTGGTGTGGATCACAGTCCGATCCGTCGCTACCAAACAGCAACGCGTGACACGCCACAGTTAACCAACCATGGAAGCTGCagaaagcaagcaagcaagcagcagCCGTCGCCGGAGGTTGCCTGTCGATTCCATTTCTTCTCTGCAACATCAACTCCACGTTTGGCTTTCCATCGATTTGCTTTTTCTCTCTCGCGCGCGCGCAGGGGCCGGGCATTAGCAGCTCTACTCTGCCAATGGAAGACGCGGAGCTTCCGATCCAACATGGCGGCACGCTATCTGCTGAGGACCAAAAGAAGCCACTGTCCGTGACGAGCTGCCTGCTGCCAGCATGCAGCCTGAGATCCACAGCAGCGGTTGCCCCTGCTGCTCATGCTGAAAGCCAAGCCGCCGGCGATCTCTGCATCCGGTCATTGTCCTTCTCCAAGCTCTTGAGCTTCAGAATGGCCAGGGCGCCGTCATCACTGTCCACCTCGGAGTACATTGATCAAATTGATCCTGAAACTCCAGTAAGCACCCAAGACCCTAGCAGCTAGCTGTTCtcttctccaccgccgcctAACCCAATCTCTTTCCTGATGATCGCCAAGGGTAACAGCAGCACcaccaaggaggaggaggagaagctgaAGCAGATATGCCGCTCCCAGTCCGTGCCTACGAGCGGCAGGCTGTTCAAGGTGGCAAAAGGGTTGAGGAGAGTAGCGGACTCCAGCTCCCTCGGCCCTGCCCCGGCTGGAGTGTTCCGCCTCAGATTGGTGCCACTTGTTCCTCAAACGGAGGCAAGCGCCACTGCTGCAGCCGGGGAGGAGGAAGCGTCGGCAGAAGACATTGCGGCGGAGGAAGCGGTGTGCCGCATCTGCATGGTGGCGCTGTCGGAAGAGGCGGTGCTCAAGCTGGAGTGCTGCTGCAAGGGTGAACTGGCCCTGGCGCACAGGGGATGCGCCATCAAGTGGTTCAGCATCAAGGGCAACGGCACCTGCGACGTCTGCAGCCAGGAGGTGCTCAACCTCCCCGTcaccctgcgccgcctccatcaCCATCCATCCATTCAGGCTCAGCATCAAGCCGATCCCACCACCACGGCCACCAGCAGCCGTCGCTACAGAGTGTGGCACGGCACACCGATCCTCGTGATTATCAGCATGCTCGCCTACTTCTGCTTCCTGGAACAGCTGCTGGTTGCTTGCTTGCTGCACCTTCGTTCTCTCCGTTTACCTGGCCATTGCATAATCCTGTCAAGTGTTCTACCAGATCCAACTAATGAACCTCCCAACTACATACATCCAGGTCGGCGACCATGGGACCGCGGCTCTGGCCATCTCTTTACCCTTCGCCTGCGCCCTCGGCCTCTTCTCCTCTCTCACCACAACAAAGATGGTGTCCAGGAGATATGTGTGGATCTACTCTGCAGTGCAGTTCCTCTTCATTGTGCTCTTCACCCACCTCTTCTACAGATACGTAAGATCCTCTCTGTGGTCACCCAAACATCAATCACATCTCATCAAACAAGCTTATCTTACTGAACCAGGTGCGGATGCAAGCTGTGATCGCCATCATCCTGTCCACCTTCGCCGGCTTCAGCATGGCCATCTGCACCAACTCTGTCCTCCTCCAGATTCTCAGATGGAGGGCCAGGCATGTGGCATCGCCAACCACAACCACAACTGGAGAAGGAGGTCATAGTTCCAGGGAACCACCGTCAGCAGACCTTGAGATTGCTTTGCCTCCTTCGTAGCTCGCTTCACTACCATCCAATCCTCTCCAGTTTAGTTCAGTCCAGCACCAGCTCCCCCTCCAGCTAGCTGTGTTTGTATATAGCTTCATCCTTTGTTTGCTGAGACCTTCTTGTATGCATGAACCGTCCTTTCTGGCTTTCTATCATTCTATGGTACTAATCCGTGACAGTGAGCATCCACATCCCTCTTTTCCCAAAACTGAAACAAAAGTAAATACATCAAAACAAACATATAAAGGAAAGGATTTGCTTTTTATTCAATTGTATTGTATCCCGAATTGTTCCCGTCTGAATTGTCCAAGCCCTCAACCTGACCACTTTCTACTTGATTGATAACTTCTCCTATTCCCTCCTCCAGAAAGGGAAGATTGCAGAGGAGGATCCACCTCAAAACTAACAGCCAGCACTAAGTTGCGTGGTACTTTAATGCCCTACAATTCGTCCTTCAGATTTGTACCCGAGCTCATCGCACCCTCTGTCTGAGTGCTCCCGGTTCTCGCCGTTGATGATTGTTGGCGCTTCAACTTGAAAGGGATGCTAGCATACTTCTTGATGAATTTGTACATCTCTACAACGGTCCGGTCCCCCTCAAAAGTGATCTGAAAAGTataataaaaacaaaataaCACACTGAATCAGTCAATGTTCATATCTTAGGAGACACAACACCATACACTTTCTTGTTGCCTGGTCAATTAA is drawn from Panicum virgatum strain AP13 chromosome 1N, P.virgatum_v5, whole genome shotgun sequence and contains these coding sequences:
- the LOC120654332 gene encoding uncharacterized protein LOC120654332 isoform X2; the protein is MEDAELPIQHGGTLSAEDQKKPLSVTSCLLPACSLRSTAAVAPAAHAESQAAGDLCIRSLSFSKLLSFRMARAPSSLSTSEYIDQIDPETPGNSSTTKEEEEKLKQICRSQSVPTSGRLFKVAKGLRRVADSSSLGPAPAGVFRLRLVPLVPQTEASATAAAGEEEASAEDIAAEEAVCRICMVALSEEAVLKLECCCKGELALAHRGCAIKWFSIKGNGTCDVCSQEVLNLPVTLRRLHHHPSIQAQHQADPTTTATSSRRYRVWHGTPILVIISMLAYFCFLEQLLVGDHGTAALAISLPFACALGLFSSLTTTKMVSRRYVWIYSAVQFLFIVLFTHLFYRYVRMQAVIAIILSTFAGFSMAICTNSVLLQILRWRARHVASPTTTTTGEGGHSSREPPSADLEIALPPS
- the LOC120654332 gene encoding uncharacterized protein LOC120654332 isoform X1, translating into MEDAELPIQHGGTLSAEDQKKPLSVTSCLLPACSLRSTAAVAPAAHAESQAAGDLCIRSLSFSKLLSFRMARAPSSLSTSEYIDQIDPETPGNSSTTKEEEEKLKQICRSQSVPTSGRLFKVAKGLRRVADSSSLGPAPAGVFRLRLVPLVPQTEASATAAAGEEEASAEDIAAEEAVCRICMVALSEEAVLKLECCCKGELALAHRGCAIKWFSIKGNGTCDVCSQEVLNLPVTLRRLHHHPSIQAQHQADPTTTATSSRRYRVWHGTPILVIISMLAYFCFLEQLLVACLLHLRSLRLPGHCIILSSVLPDPTNEPPNYIHPGRRPWDRGSGHLFTLRLRPRPLLLSHHNKDGVQEICVDLLCSAVPLHCALHPPLLQIRADASCDRHHPVHLRRLQHGHLHQLCPPPDSQMEGQACGIANHNHNWRRRS